From a single Canis aureus isolate CA01 chromosome 5, VMU_Caureus_v.1.0, whole genome shotgun sequence genomic region:
- the SCGB3A2 gene encoding LOW QUALITY PROTEIN: secretoglobin family 3A member 2 (The sequence of the model RefSeq protein was modified relative to this genomic sequence to represent the inferred CDS: inserted 1 base in 1 codon), protein MKLVTVFLLVTISICTYSATAFLSNSLPDAVNKALPLPVDNILPFMDLLKLLLKTLGISVEHXVEGLRKCVNELGPEAAEVVKKLLVPIGCGLICQ, encoded by the exons ATGAAGTTGGTAACTGTGTTTCTGCTGGTGACCATCAGCATTTGCACTTACT CAGCTACTGCCTTCCTTTCCAACAGTTTGCCAGATGCTGTCAACAAAGCCTTACCTTTACCTGTGGACAACATTCTCCCCTTTATGGATCTGTTAAAGCTTCTTCTGAAAACTCTCGGCATTTCTGTTGAGC CTGTGGAAGGGCTAAGAAAGTGTGTGAATGAGCTGGGACCAGAGGCTGCTGAGGTAGTGAAGAAGCTGCTGGTACCTATAGGTTGTGGGCTTATTTGTCAATAA